The Streptomyces sp. Mut1 genome window below encodes:
- a CDS encoding helix-turn-helix domain-containing protein — MNKYSLGPALRELRESSGLEAKAVARGAAMSRSKLSKIENGNTAPSVTDVDCILTAIGVSDEVKAEYMATAREAATEATAWRLIRRLGYSRKQQQVQAIESQTTLLRLFQPSLVPGLLQTPEYVRAVFARRNLSEAQLERTIGARLARQGVLYSEGKTFRFIITEPVLRWRIVPPLVLVGQLDRIISASRLPNVDIRVVELSAPQHDFPGHSFSIKDDRTVAIETVHAETVVTDPRDIALYVSKFEGFSAAACSGEEMRALVGKIRDDLLREQETA; from the coding sequence GTGAATAAATACAGCCTTGGGCCGGCGCTGCGGGAACTGCGGGAGTCTTCCGGACTCGAAGCAAAAGCAGTTGCCCGTGGTGCTGCCATGTCCCGGTCCAAGTTGTCGAAGATCGAGAACGGAAACACGGCTCCGAGTGTCACCGATGTCGACTGCATCCTCACCGCCATAGGCGTATCGGACGAGGTGAAGGCCGAGTACATGGCTACGGCCAGGGAAGCGGCGACGGAAGCCACGGCATGGCGGCTGATTCGGCGGCTGGGCTACAGCCGCAAACAGCAGCAGGTTCAGGCCATCGAATCACAGACCACACTGCTGCGCCTGTTCCAGCCCTCTCTCGTCCCCGGCCTGCTCCAGACACCCGAATACGTGCGGGCGGTCTTCGCTCGACGGAACTTGAGCGAAGCACAGTTGGAACGCACGATCGGCGCAAGACTGGCGCGGCAGGGTGTCCTGTACTCAGAAGGCAAAACCTTCCGTTTCATCATCACGGAGCCGGTTCTGCGATGGCGGATCGTTCCACCCTTGGTGCTGGTCGGACAGCTCGATCGAATCATTTCGGCATCCCGACTGCCCAATGTGGACATCAGGGTCGTCGAATTGTCTGCCCCGCAGCATGATTTTCCCGGGCACTCGTTCTCGATCAAAGATGACCGAACGGTAGCCATCGAGACGGTCCACGCGGAAACGGTGGTGACCGATCCCAGGGACATCGCACTGTACGTATCCAAGTTCGAGGGGTTCAGCGCGGCCGCCTGTTCCGGTGAAGAGATGCGAGCGCTGGTCGGAAAGATCCGGGACGATCTTTTGCGCGAACAGGAAACCGCCTAG
- a CDS encoding ATP-binding protein, with the protein MRGLVPRLVGMAPDRRELVPQEHRDDLPVTLLCGSHGMGRTAVLDALDDSYRGRIPLGRVDAAQVERAHRSGPAAANTSAVVEILEQLVCGLAPAVPGAARLRFSRLLPGLFAVSSWHRGDQEQQALARNRIGRLLVACGLTKAAGGTEGEGTDWTYDVSERLADPDRRQHDLAPVTEAVVQQYFGRHARGRAEKSVQRWYRSRSSGSEDAVDALIRLSLRFHQGGDFRDAVERTLTAAFLEDLADAYGRWQRVNRAPRPLALIDNAHTAAGRRFVGLLLDHRSVPGPGVQDPLVVVATRLGSGEALYPDATVRDLPALIHESGWARTVASSPSAGVLTAALSPLGRGDLLLMLDEARGPLPRHLPSALYSLTRGHPQGSRVLCEAVVRAQDPVAPESLLDLPVAEGRPAGEVLLERLVPQPQLRAHLAPLALARDRAAAQVLTTAAVLADGGLPGAGLPTAARYLVEEHWADGAPEAVDGEAPGPDAGFVADPFLRALLVHEARRTCAEAGPGRRWADLHGLLRQHHEERGAGHEPDVLRHELAIGDAEPVVGKLTDYFGSWPAGRWLEALPHVASAPHPPRSEWADHRAEIARGAHDHLYEDADDIHRSVNRLLHALWYLSETYAEPMDDLCEDIGAELAFLSMRHPSGRVVLNEAARSWPAAVRERRPWPTYGPDYGRGPLRGEE; encoded by the coding sequence TTGCGAGGACTGGTTCCCCGGCTGGTGGGCATGGCGCCCGACCGGCGGGAACTGGTCCCCCAGGAACACCGGGACGACCTGCCGGTGACGTTGCTCTGCGGGAGCCACGGAATGGGCAGGACGGCGGTACTTGACGCCCTGGACGACTCCTACCGCGGGCGGATTCCCCTGGGCAGGGTCGACGCCGCGCAGGTCGAACGGGCACACCGGTCCGGCCCCGCGGCGGCCAACACCTCGGCGGTGGTCGAGATCCTGGAGCAGCTGGTCTGCGGACTGGCACCGGCCGTGCCGGGGGCGGCGCGGCTCCGCTTCTCCCGCCTGCTGCCGGGACTGTTCGCCGTGTCCAGCTGGCACCGCGGTGACCAGGAGCAGCAGGCGCTGGCCCGTAACCGGATCGGGCGCCTGCTCGTCGCCTGCGGCCTGACGAAGGCCGCGGGGGGAACGGAGGGGGAGGGCACCGACTGGACGTACGACGTCAGTGAACGCCTCGCGGACCCGGACCGGCGGCAGCACGATCTCGCCCCCGTCACCGAGGCGGTCGTGCAGCAGTACTTCGGCCGGCACGCGCGCGGTCGCGCCGAGAAGTCGGTGCAGCGGTGGTACCGGAGCCGTTCCAGCGGTTCCGAGGACGCGGTGGACGCCCTGATCCGGCTGAGCCTCCGCTTCCACCAGGGGGGCGACTTCCGCGACGCCGTCGAGCGCACACTGACCGCGGCGTTCCTCGAAGACCTCGCCGACGCCTACGGGCGGTGGCAGCGGGTCAACCGGGCCCCCCGGCCCCTGGCCCTGATCGACAACGCGCACACCGCCGCCGGGCGGCGCTTCGTCGGCCTGCTGCTCGACCACCGGTCGGTGCCCGGTCCAGGCGTCCAGGACCCCCTGGTCGTCGTGGCGACCCGGCTGGGGAGCGGCGAGGCACTCTATCCGGACGCGACGGTCCGGGACCTGCCCGCACTCATCCACGAGTCCGGCTGGGCACGCACCGTCGCGTCCTCCCCGTCCGCCGGGGTACTGACGGCCGCGCTGTCTCCGCTGGGCCGTGGCGACCTGCTGCTGATGCTCGACGAGGCCAGGGGGCCGCTGCCCCGCCACCTTCCGTCCGCCCTGTACTCCCTCACGCGCGGCCATCCGCAGGGCAGCCGGGTGCTGTGCGAGGCGGTCGTCCGCGCCCAGGACCCCGTCGCCCCCGAGTCCCTGCTCGACCTGCCCGTCGCGGAGGGCCGGCCCGCCGGTGAGGTGCTGCTGGAGCGGCTGGTGCCCCAGCCCCAGCTGCGCGCCCACCTGGCACCGCTCGCCCTGGCCCGTGACCGGGCCGCCGCACAGGTGCTGACCACGGCCGCCGTGCTCGCCGACGGCGGGCTCCCGGGCGCGGGGCTTCCCACGGCGGCCCGCTATCTGGTGGAGGAGCACTGGGCCGACGGTGCGCCGGAGGCGGTGGACGGGGAGGCGCCCGGTCCGGACGCGGGTTTCGTGGCCGACCCCTTCCTGCGGGCCCTGCTGGTCCACGAGGCCCGCCGGACCTGCGCCGAGGCCGGGCCGGGACGGCGCTGGGCGGACCTGCACGGCCTCCTGCGGCAGCATCACGAGGAGCGCGGGGCCGGTCACGAGCCGGACGTCCTGCGGCACGAGCTCGCCATCGGCGACGCGGAGCCGGTGGTGGGCAAGCTGACCGACTACTTCGGGAGCTGGCCCGCCGGCCGCTGGCTGGAGGCACTGCCCCACGTCGCCTCGGCCCCGCATCCTCCCCGGTCGGAGTGGGCCGACCACCGTGCGGAGATCGCCCGGGGTGCGCACGACCACCTGTACGAGGACGCCGACGACATACACCGGTCCGTCAACCGGCTGCTGCACGCTCTCTGGTACCTGTCCGAGACGTACGCGGAACCGATGGACGACCTGTGCGAGGACATCGGCGCCGAACTGGCCTTCCTGTCGATGCGTCATCCGTCGGGCCGCGTGGTGCTCAACGAGGCGGCACGCTCCTGGCCCGCCGCCGTACGTGAGCGCAGGCCCTGGCCCACGTACGGACCGGACTACGGACGCGGCCCTCTCCGCGGCGAGGAGTGA